The following are encoded in a window of Impatiens glandulifera chromosome 5, dImpGla2.1, whole genome shotgun sequence genomic DNA:
- the LOC124937594 gene encoding cytochrome b561 and DOMON domain-containing protein At5g47530-like: MEKPTAAAATSIFLFLFLLISSSSAQTCNIARTFTGNRLYSTCSTLPVLDSSLYWNYHQANHTVDIAYTHSSVTTSNWVAWALNINGSRMIGAECLVAFQGSAGMRAYTSPITSYQTTLAEGPLSFAVSSISSEFLNNNEIIILATLQLPAGTTTFNHLWQVGPLSGDTPGTHNFAAANLGSMGSVDFSTGAVVTTGGASISRRQKDRNIHGVLNAVSWGVLMPFGAMVARYLKVFKSADPAWFYIHVTCQTSAYIIGVAGWGTGLKLGEQAALQNTIHRNIGIALFCLGTLQVFALLLRPNKDHKYRFYWNMYHWGMGYAVIILTIINIFKGFEMLNVAKGWKRAYIGVLIFFAVNVVLLECYTWYIVMKRKKDTPSAAGKKYPYAGNGNENGVRSTTENV; the protein is encoded by the exons ATGGAAAAACCCACCGCCGCAGCAGCAACAtcaatctttctcttcctcttcctcctgATTTCGTCCTCCTCAGCTCAGACTTGCAACATTGCAAGAACATTCACCGGCAACAGGCTATACTCAACTTGCAGTACCCTCCCTGTTTTGGATTCTTCCCTTTATTGGAACTACCATCAGGCAAATCACACCGTTGATATTGCTTACACTCACTCCTCCGTAACCACCTCTAATTGGGTCGCTTGGGCACTTAATATCAACGGCTCTCGCATGATTGGAGCTGAGTGCCTCGTCGCCTTCCAGGGCTCCGCCGGAATGAGGGCCTATACCTCTCCGATTACATCCTATCAAACAACACTTGCCGAGGGACCATTGAGCTTCGCTGTCAGTTCCATCTCTTCAGAATTccttaataataatgaaattattattttagccACTTTGCAACTTCCAGCAGGAACAACTACTTTCAACCATCTCTGGCAAGTAGGTCCCCTTTCCGGTGACACTCCGGGGACACACAATTTCGCTGCAGCTAATTTGGGGTCAATGGGTAGTGTGGATTTCAGTACGGGAGCCGTCGTTACAACGGGAGGAGCCTCTATCAGTAGACGTCAGAAAGACAGAAAT ATCCATGGAGTATTGAACGCAGTAAGTTGGGGAGTATTGATGCCGTTTGGTGCGATGGTGGCTAGATACTTGAAGGTGTTCAAATCGGCCGATCCGGCATGGTTCTATATCCACGTGACCTGCCAAACCTCTGCTTACATCATCGGCGTGGCAGGATGGGGTACCGGACTTAAACTCGGCGAGCAGGCTGCGTTACAAAATACAATTCACAGAAACATCGGCATAGCCCTCTTCTGCCTAGGAACCCTTCAG GTGTTTGCTCTGCTTTTGAGGCCGAACAAGGATCACAAATACAGATTTTACTGGAACATGTATCACTGGGGGATGGGATACGCAGTGATAATCCTGACGATAATAAACATCTTCAAAGGATTCGAGATGTTGAACGTGGCTAAGGGATGGAAACGGGCTTACATCGGAGTTCTAATCTTCTTCGCCGTGAACGTGGTCTTGTTGGAGTGTTACACCTGGTACATCGTTATGAAGAGAAAGAAAGACACTCCTTCCGCCGCCGGCAAAAAGTACCCTTACGCCGGAAACGGAAACGAAAACGGCGTCCGGTCGACGACGGAGAACGTATAG
- the LOC124940394 gene encoding rho GDP-dissociation inhibitor 1-like yields the protein MSLVGGSVSGSKNMGLDDDKEKKTTAVVHDSGDESDGKVKKGTSDYTTEDEEDEDAHNIELGPQCTLKSQLEKDKDDESLARWKEQLLGSVDINNVGESLEADVKILSLSIKSSGIDDIVLPIPEDGKPKGSWFTLKEGSRYRLTFSFQVRNNIVSGLKYTNMVWKTAVKVDSAKEMLGTFSPQDESYTHEMPEETTPSGFFARGSYTAKSKFVDDDNKCYLEIDYTFDIKKDWASR from the exons ATGTCTTTGGTCGGTGGAAGTGTTTCTGGTTCAAAAAACATGGGTCTTGACGACGATAAAGAGAAGAAGACTACTGCGGTTGTTCATGACAGCGGCGATGAGAGCGATGGGAAAGTGAAGAAGGGTACTAGCGATTACACAAccgaagatgaagaagatgaagatgctcATAATATCGAATTAGGACCTCAATGCACCCTTAAATCCCAATTGGAGAAGGATAAG GATGATGAGAGTCTGGCTAGGTGGAAAGAACAGCTTCTGGGTAGTGTGGATATCAACAATGTTGGAG AATCACTGGAAGCAGATGTTAAGATCTTGAGCCTATCAATAAAGTCATCTGGAATAGATGACATTGTTCTTCCTATTCCTGAAGATGGGAAGCCAAAAGGGTCTTGGTTTACTTTGAAAGAAGGTTCTCGTTACAGATTGACCTTTTCTTTCCAAGTTCGCAACAACATTGTATCTGGTCTTAAGTATACCAATATGGTTTGGAAAACTGCTGTCAAAG TGGACAGTGCTAAGGAAATGCTTGGAACATTTAGTCCACAGGACGAGTCTTACACTCATGAAATGCCCGAAGAGACCACACCATCTGGATTCTTCGCTAGAGGCTCGTATACTGCTAAGTCAAAG ttTGTTGATGATGATAACAAGTGTTACTTGGAGATTGACTATACATTTGACATCAAGAAGGATTGGGCGTCACGTTGA
- the LOC124940393 gene encoding uncharacterized protein LOC124940393 → MWMLCKRLTACRVNGHGTPVGFFITQIRVRLFAASFSTDQCSDNGKQSFAASYLMSSCGLPAKDAISLSRRLHFESAEKPDSVIALLRNHGFTDTHIFKLVKSCPELLSCSNPSKTLLPKLNFFYSLGISGTELASFLCSSAKVLKMSLEKRILPFHDFLKDVIRLDDLKIAESIKKASWTDNKDGVRSLATNIALLRELDVPETRLAHLITVHIGILLRKPIQFKEKVDEVVQMGFDSKKSSFCDALIMVSKLSIPTRELKGQTYVKCGWSGEDLETALKKHPLCMRLSEESICSKMGYLVNKMGVKPADIASVPTVLLYSLDRRVIPRCSIVKVLMIRGLLNKQVPISSILCTSKKMFRERFISKFEKDIPQLVNIFQGEMGLSEISSFVREEEAKICCS, encoded by the coding sequence ATGTGGATGCTTTGCAAAAGGTTAACAGCTTGCCGCGTCAATGGGCATGGAACTCCTGTTGGTTTCTTCATTACCCAGATCAGGGTTAGGCTTTTTGCAGCATCATTCTCAACGGATCAATGTAGCGACAATGGTAAACAGTCATTTGCAGCCTCTTATCTCATGTCTTCGTGTGGATTACCTGCAAAAGACGCTATATCTCTATCTCGTAGGTTACATTTCGAATCTGCAGAGAAGCCTGATTCCGTGATTGCACTTCTTAGAAACCATGGATTCACTGATACCCATATCTTTAAACTTGTTAAGTCATGCCCGGAGTTACTTTCATGTTCTAATCCCTCAAAAACCCTTTTACCCAAGTTgaatttcttttattcattgGGCATTTCAGGTACTGAACTCGCATCTTTCTTGTGTTCAAGTGCGAAAGTTCTGAAAATGAGCCTTGAGAAACGGATTCTTCCTTTTCATGATTTCCTTAAAGACGTGATTCGCTTGGATGATCTTAAAATCGCTGAATCTATTAAGAAAGCATCATGGACAGACAACAAAGACGGTGTGAGAAGCTTAGCCACCAATATTGCACTCCTGAGGGAACTTGATGTCCCTGAAACCCGGTTGGCACACTTAATTACTGTTCATATTGGAATCCTTCTCCGGAAGCCAATTCAGTTTAAGGAAAAAGTGGATGAGGTTGTTCAAATGGGATTTGATTCCAAGAAATCATCCTTTTGCGACGCCTTAATAATGGTTTCTAAACTGAGTATTCCTACTAGGGAACTTAAAGGACAAACTTATGTCAAGTGTGGATGGTCCGGAGAAGACCTTGAAACAGCTTTGAAAAAACATCCTCTTTGTATGCGATTATCCGAGGAAAGCATATGCAGTAAGATGGGTTATCTTGTTAACAAAATGGGAGTGAAGCCGGCTGATATCGCATCTGTTCCTACTGTTCTTCTCTACAGTCTGGATAGAAGGGTAATTCCAAGGTGTTCAATTGTCAAAGTTCTGATGATTAGGGGATTGTTGAACAAACAAGTCCCAATCTCGTCTATATTGTGCACCAGTAAAAAGATGTTTAGAGAAAGGTTCATCTCAAAGTTTGAGAAAGATATTCCCCAATTAGTAAATATCTTTCAAGGTGAAATGGGTCTTTCTGAAATCTCCAGCTTTGTCCGCGAAGAGGAAGCAAAAATTTGCTGTTCTTGA
- the LOC124939867 gene encoding transcription termination factor MTERF8, chloroplastic-like: protein MFCKKLASSRLNMRGTGRVYPIGFLITQIRVRIFAESFSTEKCSNGSNGKQSFRVSYLMSVFGLATKEAQSLSRRVHFESAERPDSVIALLRTHGFTDTHIFKLVKSCPDLLSSNPSKILLPKFNFFYSLGVTDTELASFLSSNANLLRMSLDKRILPFHRFLRDVIGLDNHRIAESIKRASWADNKDGIRRLASNIELLRELDVPKSFLVQLATHSIGVLLQKPTQFKEKVDEVIEMGLDHKKVTFCSALTIVSELRKRTRELKVGTYLKYGWTENDFRMAFKKHPFCLRLSEKNICGKMEFLINKMGAKPADIACVPSVLLYSLEKRVIPRCSIIKTLMLKGILEKEVPLSSVLCSLDKTFINRFISKYEKALPGLLDIFHGKMDVPEMLNIFDHHEEILSEGKNGFFNPGLAVVVSS from the coding sequence ATGTTTTGCAAAAAGCTAGCATCTTCCCGCTTAAATATGCGTGGAACAGGAAGGGTTTATCCAATTGGGTTCTTGATTACCCAGATTAGGGTTAGGATTTTTGCAGAGTCGTTCTCTACGGAGAAATGCAGCAATGGTAGCAATGGTAAACAGTCCTTTAGAGTGTCATATCTGATGTCTGTATTTGGGTTAGCCACAAAAGAAGCTCAATCTCTATCTCGAAGGGTACATTTCGAATCAGCAGAAAGGCCTGATTCCGTGATTGCACTTCTTAGAACCCATGGGTTCACTGATACCCATATCTTCAAACTTGTGAAATCATGCCCGGACTTACTTTCTAGTAATCCCTCTAAGATCCTTTTGCCCAAATTcaatttcttttattcattgGGGGTCACAGATACTGAACTCGCATCTTTCTTGTCTTCCAATGCAAATCTTCTTAGAATGAGCCTTGATAAGCGGATTCTTCCCTTTCACCGTTTCCTGAGAGATGTGATTGGCTTGGATAATCATAGAATAGCAGAATCTATTAAGAGAGCATCATGGGCTGACAACAAAGACGGTATTAGAAGACTTGCAAGCAATATTGAACTTCTAAGAGAACTTGATGTTCCTAAATCATTCTTGGTACAATTAGCTACTCACAGTATAGGTGTCCTGCTCCAGAAGCCAACGCAGTTTAAGGAAAAAGTGGATGAAGTTATTGAAATGGGATTGGATCACAAGAAAGTGACGTTTTGTAGTGCATTGACTATTGTTTCTGAGCTGAGAAAGCGCACTCGGGAACTTAAAGTTGGAACATATTTGAAGTATGGGTGGACTGAAAACGATTTTCGAATGGCTTTCAAGAAACATCCTTTTTGCTTGCGGTTGTCTGAGAAGAACATATGCGGAAAGATGGAATTTCTGATAAATAAAATGGGGGCGAAGCCAGCTGATATCGCTTGCGTGCCTTCGGTTCTTCTATACAGTCTGGAGAAGAGGGTCATACCCAGGTGTTCAATTATAAAGACGTTGATGTTGAAGGGAATTTTGGAGAAAGAAGTTCCATTGTCCTCTGTATTATGCAGCCTTGATAAGACTTTTATAAACAGGTTTATAAGCAAGTATGAGAAGGCTTTACCTGGATTATTGGATATATTTCATGGAAAAATGGATGTTCCTGAAATGTTGAATATATTCGATCATCACGAGGAAATTCTTTCTGAAGGAAAAAATGGTTTTTTCAACCCGGGGCTGGCGGTGGTGGTAAGTAGTTAA